A genomic segment from Spinacia oleracea cultivar Varoflay chromosome 3, BTI_SOV_V1, whole genome shotgun sequence encodes:
- the LOC110779061 gene encoding MADS-box transcription factor 23 isoform X1: MGRGKIMIKKIENVNTRQVTFSKRRGGLIKKADELSVLCDCEIALIIFSCTGKKHEFVSRKTSMDRILRRYRDFMANSPATALSSSSNAATVEHQQLVEQYNPESDVNTMRAEISRLRTLCLQLQGRELEGLNHRELQMLEQQLLDGISSVRNKKDHLLLEQLEKSKLQEEKLNRENIGFHQEIMGLKQLLKSSCSSESNSLKRKRTEGATMEKEVESEHFLRLGLSTVGGCCDQVMPKTESTSDNSIAPNAVLES, encoded by the exons ATGGGAAGAGGTAAGATTATGATCAAGAAAATCGAGAATGTCAACACCCGTCAAGTTACCTTCTCGAAAAGGCGAGGCGGGTTGATAAAGAAGGCGGATGAACTCTCTGTCTTGTGTGATTGTGAGATTGCTCTTATTATCTTTTCTTGCACCGGGAAGAAGCATGAATTTGTCAGCAGAAAGAC TTCCATGGATAGAATCCTGAGAAGGTATAGGGATTTCATGGCCAACTCTCCTGCTACCGCCCTATCAAGCTCCTCCAATGCAGCTACTGTTGAGCATCAACAACTGGTTGAG CAGTACAATCCAGAGTCTGATGTGAATACTATGAGGGCTGAAATTTCAAGGCTACGAACTTTATGCCT GCAGCTGCAAGGGAGAGAATTGGAAGGCTTGAATCACAGGGAACTTCAAATGTTGGAGCAGCAGTTACTTGATGGGATTTCTTCTGTCAGAAATAAGAAG GATCACTTACTACTGGAGCAGCTTGAGAAATCCAAATTACAA GAGGAGAAGCTTAACAGAGAAAACATAGGTTTTCACCAAGAA ATCATGGGCCTTAAACAACTTCTGAAGTCATCTTGCAGCTCCGAATCTAACTCGTTGAAAAGAAAGCGCACTGAAGGTGCCACTATGGAGAAAGAAGTTGAGTCTGAACATTTTCTGCGCTTAGG GTTGTCAACTGTAGGGGGATGCTGTGATCAGGTGATGCCAAAGACAGAGAGTACCTCGGACAATTCTATTGCTCCAAATGCAGTGTTAGAATCATGA
- the LOC110779061 gene encoding MADS-box transcription factor 23 isoform X2 has protein sequence MGRGKIMIKKIENVNTRQVTFSKRRGGLIKKADELSVLCDCEIALIIFSCTGKKHEFVSRKTSMDRILRRYRDFMANSPATALSSSSNAATVEHQQLVEYNPESDVNTMRAEISRLRTLCLQLQGRELEGLNHRELQMLEQQLLDGISSVRNKKDHLLLEQLEKSKLQEEKLNRENIGFHQEIMGLKQLLKSSCSSESNSLKRKRTEGATMEKEVESEHFLRLGLSTVGGCCDQVMPKTESTSDNSIAPNAVLES, from the exons ATGGGAAGAGGTAAGATTATGATCAAGAAAATCGAGAATGTCAACACCCGTCAAGTTACCTTCTCGAAAAGGCGAGGCGGGTTGATAAAGAAGGCGGATGAACTCTCTGTCTTGTGTGATTGTGAGATTGCTCTTATTATCTTTTCTTGCACCGGGAAGAAGCATGAATTTGTCAGCAGAAAGAC TTCCATGGATAGAATCCTGAGAAGGTATAGGGATTTCATGGCCAACTCTCCTGCTACCGCCCTATCAAGCTCCTCCAATGCAGCTACTGTTGAGCATCAACAACTGGTTGAG TACAATCCAGAGTCTGATGTGAATACTATGAGGGCTGAAATTTCAAGGCTACGAACTTTATGCCT GCAGCTGCAAGGGAGAGAATTGGAAGGCTTGAATCACAGGGAACTTCAAATGTTGGAGCAGCAGTTACTTGATGGGATTTCTTCTGTCAGAAATAAGAAG GATCACTTACTACTGGAGCAGCTTGAGAAATCCAAATTACAA GAGGAGAAGCTTAACAGAGAAAACATAGGTTTTCACCAAGAA ATCATGGGCCTTAAACAACTTCTGAAGTCATCTTGCAGCTCCGAATCTAACTCGTTGAAAAGAAAGCGCACTGAAGGTGCCACTATGGAGAAAGAAGTTGAGTCTGAACATTTTCTGCGCTTAGG GTTGTCAACTGTAGGGGGATGCTGTGATCAGGTGATGCCAAAGACAGAGAGTACCTCGGACAATTCTATTGCTCCAAATGCAGTGTTAGAATCATGA
- the LOC130469619 gene encoding uncharacterized protein, giving the protein MQPLNFKWCSLWVTLFNWLLLLLDDCFSALLSCVATFIQVATGFFMFVVAFPFVPLVTCMRWTRLEGSVLQTWLPSMLRYPCFGMLLGRLMPNSVRQTFFESKFDDATKNALHSWPENYFSLPLTSFIASSSLLCLVIWVLYTLYYSNLCYGVLLAAEGSTFLWFLLIVQGGCCWIALFQELFQDWTFANFLLCSLSNQTITKATRFQKHLIIDPVNHCGGIWALWNEDNIKFLNTTLTPRCAHLTILYKPTHTTLLVSGIYCPTKEEEKSLFWDDLSSFYANTTLPWLLIGDFNELLSPIDKLGGNPIHSHQCKRLPTFLSNHQAVDVPCVQTAYSWKSNQDSSLLERIDRAIVDSLFYNLFPKSTVKYGIFSVSDHAPVIFDSNSEYIHSNRLFRFNNMWTLDQDSHDIVKKEWRVRQEGSRFYRIRSKLYNIKLRLRDWAKTKYGNHITKLQKNSDKITELQTKLIIQPFNNILQDHLLRMIKQREKLLAFGQSTWKSFSKKQWLTQGDRNTRFFHQKIKSQSARNTIYRLQNDLGQWESDPTTVQDCLLKSFKHRFVSTSDPNRQLDLSFLPHWISQEQQNDLIQPYSDEEIKEAFFSMDPLKSPGSDGFGPQFFKAYWPIIAPEVTTAIKGFFYHAKLPKALNHTIIALIPKNDNPENPNHFRPISLCNTIYKAISKLLVNRLRPILQHHISPYQNAFTAERSIHDNLLIAQEILNTFQKSTSKVGWCALKLDMEKAYDRIEWDFLWAALYALGFPDKWITWIKACVTTVSYSLKINGSTTHHFLPSRGIRQGDPLSPYLFLICMEVFIFMLSQSSTLPNSGIGIRIAPLTPKIPCLLFADDSLLFVKATSSATNHLKSVITSFCNLSGQLVNFHKSAIIFSKKIEHSRRDLLAGNFSMTKSASLGRYLGAHFSSFKPSKSDYNAIIQKNISRINHWHANFISKAGRSTLIQSNLEALPAYVCSSFLLPQKTCSNLDSIHRNFFWKQSASSNHTPLISWNKICQPKSLGGLGLRKTRPLNQAFLAKLGWKILMNEENLWVSLIRKKYLSNSTFFEYIPKPKDSSIWRHILCQREILRKGIRWKLGNGKSINFWLDNWVIQDNLLSHIKLNINTVNSNLRVADFILPNHEWDSDKLKSIVPPALAMKIKGLPIPTRDLEDSPIWGATSTGEFSVKSATWIAHGLLFSSYTWNYNWIWSLDVPPKIAIFIWQICHNSIPVRSTLQKRNILPFDVCPLCDTYAETMNHLFIQCPSSKLLWDLQLTKHWLDYFITSHDLLENLTLLRKYPSALCKFTFLIWSLWKERNDCTFNNASFNPFRVFYKANSAYHEWQSRLQLDYHQLTGTPITTLNSTPPPLPSPPIMVRWYPPPLGTFKLNFDGSSKSSSAAAGIIIRNNEGISISACTFNLGQTQAFMAEAIALHKGLQEARRLQIDNLLIEGDNLLIINAVKGVWSTPWKISNIISDIKHLLTLFTTWDIKHIFREANSAADWIANVGHLIVENMYIDPTNSQRLATILSSEITPIPLMQDPNSVHSSENPYAAVVSDKFDREGLNKVRFIDGSLPKSSINHADYQAWDRCNNMSASEISQGDNNITDFFTNIKMIWMS; this is encoded by the exons ATGCAGCCTTTGAATTTCAAATGGTGTAGTTTGTGGGTTACTCTTTTTAACTGGCTAT TATTACTCCTGGATGATTGTTTTTCTGCTCTCTTGTCTTGTGTTGCTACCTTTATTCAGGTTGCCACTGGGTTTTTTATGTTTGTGGTTGCCTTCCCCTTCGTCCCCTTGGTTACCTGTATGAGGTGGACTCGTCTTGAAGGTTCAGTTCTCCAGACTTGGCTCCCTTCCATGTTGAGGTACCCATGCTTTGGGATGCTGCTTGGAAGGTTGATGCCTAATTCTGTGAGGCAAACCTTCTTTGAGTCCAAGTTCGATGATGCAACTAAGAATGCTCTTCATTCTTGGCCTGAGAACTATTTTAGTCTCCCCCTAACCAGTTTTATTGCAAGCTCTTCCTTGTTATGCCTGGTCATTTGGGTTCTCTATACCTTGTATTACTCTAATTTGTGTTACGGTGTTCTGTTAGCTGCAGAAGGTTCAACTTTTCTCTGGTTCTTGCTGATAGTACAGGGTGGTTGCTGCTGGATTGCTCTTTTTCAGGAGCTCTTCCAAGATTGGACCTTTGCGAATTTCCTTTTATGTTCGCTCTCaaa CCAAACTATAACTAAAGCGACTCGATTCCAGAAACATCTCATTATCGACCCTGTCAATCATTGTGGGGGTATTTGGGCGCTTTGGAATGAAGATAACATCAAGTTTTTGAATACAACTTTAACACCCAGATGTGCACATTTAACAATTCTATATAAACCAACTCACACCACTCTCCTCGTATCAGGTATCTATTGCCCAACAAAAGAGGAGGAAAAATCGCTCTTTTGGGATGATCTCTCCTCCTTCTATGCAAACACCACTCTCCCATGGCTCCTTATTGGGGACTTTAATGAACTCCTCTCCCCAATTGATAAACTGGGGGGGAACCCCATTCACTCACATCAATGTAAACGCCTCCCGACCTTTCTGTCTAACCACCAAGCTGTCGATGTTCCTTGTGTACAAACGGCGTACTCCTGGAAATCTAATCAAGACTCCTCCCTCCTTGAACGTATTGATCGCGCCATTGTTGATTCACTTTTTTACAACCTTTTTCCTAAGAGCACCGTTAAGTATGGTATTTTTTCGGTATCTGATCACGCTCCTGTCATATTTGACTCAAACTCTGAATACATCCATTCTAATCGCCTTTTCCGCTTTAACAACATGTGGACGCTTGATCAAGACTCTCATGACATTGTTAAAAAAGAATGGAGAGTCCGACAGGAAGGCTCTCGTTTTTACAGGATCCGATCTAAACTTTATAATATTAAGCTTCGCCTTCGGGATTGGGCAAAAACAAAATATGGGAATCATATTactaagttacaaaaaaatagcGACAAAATCACGGAATTGCaaacaaaattaataattcaacctttcaatAATATCCTTCAGGATCACCTCCTACGAATGATTAAACAACGAGAAAAATTACTTGCTTTCGGTCAATCCACCTGGAAGAGTTTTAGTAAAAAACAATGGCTTACCCAAGGTGATCGAAACACCCGTTTCTTTCACCAAAAAATCAAATCCCAGTCGGCCAGGAACACGATCTATCGTCTACAAAACGATTTAGGACAATGGGAATCCGATCCCACCACGGTCCAAGATTGTCTTCTTAAATCCTTCAAACATCGGTTCGTATCCACTTCAGATCCTAATAGACAACTTGATCTCTCCTTTCTGCCACATTGGATTTCTCAGGAACAACAAAACGATCTCATCCAACCCTACTCTGATGAGGAAATTAAAGAAGCTTTCTTCTCAATGGATCCGCTCAAATCTCCGGGATCGGATGGGTTTGGTCCGCAGTTTTTTAAAGCTTACTGGCCAATAATTGCTCCAGAAGTTACTACTGCAATCAAGGGCTTTTTCTACCATGCCAAACTCCCCAAAGCCCTGAATCACACCATAATTGCTCTTATTCCCAAAAATGATAACCCAGAAAATCCCAATCATTTTCGACCCATCAGCCTATGTAATACCATCTATAAAGCAATATCGAAATTATTAGTCAACCGACTAAGACCTATTCTCCAACATCACATAAGCCCCTATCAGAATGCCTTTACGGCCGAACGTTCTATCCACGATAATTTACTGATAGCACAAGAAATTTTAAATACCTTCCAAAAATCCACTTCAAAGGTTGGATGGTGTGCGCTTAAACTCGATATGGAAAAAGCTTATGATAGAATCGAATGGGACTTCCTTTGGGCCGCCCTTTACGCCCTTGGATTCCCGGACAAGTGGATTACCTGGATTAAAGCTTGTGTTACAACAGTCTCTTACTCTCTTAAAATCAACGGCTCTACAACGCATCACTTCTTACCTTCGAGAGGTATCCGCCAAGGAGACCCTCTATCCCCGTATCTCTTTCTTATCTGTATGGAAGTTTTCATTTTTATGCTTTCCCAAAGTAGCACACTTCCGAACTCAGGAATTGGAATCCGTATTGCCCCTCTCACTCCGAAAATTCCCTGCCTCCTGTTTGCTGACGACAGTCTTCTGTTTGTTAAAGCTACTTCATCAGCTACAAATCATTTAAAATCTGTGATAACTTCCTTCTGCAACTTATCAGGTCAACTAGTCAATTTTCATAAATCGGCGATCATCTTCTCAAAAAAAATAGAACATTCCCGTAGAGATTTACTTGCTGGGAATTTCTCTATGACTAAATCTGCCTCACTCGGAAGATATCTAGGTGCCCACTTCTCTTCATTTAAACCTTCCAAATCAGACTATAATGCGATAATCCAGAAAAATATCTCTCGGATCAACCATTGGCATGCAAATTTCATTTCTAAAGCAGGTAGGTCTACCCTCATTCAAAGTAATCTCGAAGCACTACCGGCTTACGTCTGCTCCTCCTTCTTATTACCTCAAAAAACATGCTCGAATTTAGACTCTATCCATCGTAACTTCTTCTGGAAACAATCCGCTTCCTCTAACCATACCCCGCTTATCTCATGGAACAAGATTTGTCAACCTAAAAGTCTAGGGGGTCTAGGGCTCAGGAAAACAAGACCTCTTAACCAAGCCTTCCTTGCGAAGCTTGGCTGGAAAATCTTAATGAACGAAGAAAACCTCTGGGTCTCattaattaggaaaaaatatCTCTCCAACTCAACCTTTTTTGAATATATTCCTAAACCAAAAGACTCCTCTATCTGGCGTCATATCCTTTGCCAAAGAGAGATTCTGCGCAAAGGTATTCGTTGGAAACTCGGGAACGGCAAATCTATTAATTTCTGGCTTGACAACTGGGTTATCCAGGATAATCTCCTTAGTCACATAAAATTGAATATCAATACAGTTAATTCGAATCTACGTGTTGCTGATTTCATCCTCCCTAACCACGAATGGGATAGTGATAAATTAAAATCTATAGTTCCTCCCGCCTTAGCTATGAAAATTAAGGGATTACCTATTCCAACTAGAGACCTTGAGGATTCTCCAATTTGGGGAGCTACTTCGACGGGAGAGTTTTCCGTCAAATCCGCGACTTGGATAGCTCATGGGTTACTTTTCTCTTCCTATACTTGGAACTATAACTGGATCTGGAGCTTAGACGTCCCACCTAAAATTGCTATTTTTATATGGCAAATTTGCCATAATAGCATTCCTGTACGAAGTACACTCCAGAAACGTAATATCCTGCCTTTTGATGTTTGTCCACTTTGTGATACTTATGCTGAAACTATGAATCATCTTTTCATTCAATGCCCTTCCTCTAAACTCTTGTGGGATCTCCAATTAACTAAACACTGGCTGGATTATTTTATCACCTCCCACGACCTTCTTGAAAATCTAACCCTTCTCAGGAAGTACCCCTCTGCTTTATGTAAGTTCACCTTCCTAATTTGGTCCCTTTGGAAGGAAAGAAACGATTGTACTTTCAACAATGCGTCCTTCAACCCATTCCGGGTTTTCTACAAGGCAAACTCTGCTTACCATGAATGGCAATCTCGTCTCCAACTTGACTATCACCAGCTTACGGGCACCCCTATCACTACCCTCAATTCCACCCCTCCACCTCTCCCTTCCCCTCCAATCATGGTTCGCTGGTACCCCCCTCCACTCGGCACCTTCAAACTCAACTTCGACGGCTCCAGTAAATCTTCTTCAGCAGCAGCAGGAATCATCATCCGTAATAATGAAGGAATTTCAATTTCAGCATGTACTTTTAATCTTGGTCAAACTCAAGCCTTCATGGCTGAAGCCATCGCTCTCCACAAAGGTCTACAAGAAGCTAGGCGTCTTCAGATCGATAATCTCCTTATCGAAGGTGATAATCTTCTTATCATTAATGCAGTTAAAGGGGTGTGGTCTACTCCTTGGAAGATCAGTAACATTATTTCTGATATCAAACATCTCCTCACCCTCTTTACCACGTGGGATATCAAGCACATTTTCAGAGAAGCAAATTCGGCTGCAGATTGGATAGCGAATGTCGGTCACCTAATTGTTGAAAATATGTATATAGATCCTACTAATAGCCAGAGATTAGCTACTATCTTGT CATCAGAAATAACACCAATTCCCCTAATGCAAGATCCTAACAGTGTCCATTCCTCTGAAAATCCATATGCAGCAGTTGTCTCTGATAAATTCGATAGAGAAGG TCTAAACAAGGTTCGTTTCATTGATGGTTCTTTGCCTAAATCATCTATTAATCATGCTGATTACCAAGCTTGGGATAGGTGCAACAATATG AGTGCGAGTGAGATTTCTCAAGGTGACAACAATATTACTGATTTTTTCACTAATATCAAAATGATCTGGATGAGTTGA